From one Bos indicus x Bos taurus breed Angus x Brahman F1 hybrid chromosome 7, Bos_hybrid_MaternalHap_v2.0, whole genome shotgun sequence genomic stretch:
- the LOC113896565 gene encoding acrosin inhibitor 1, with the protein MSLFLSWIKAIFIIALVFPLYSEIYFEPDFGFPPDCKVYTEACTREYNPICASDAKTYSNECTFCNEKMNNDADIHFQHFGECEY; encoded by the exons ATGTCTCTCTTCTTATCATGGATCAAAGCTATTTTCATCATTGCCTTGgtatttcctctttattctg AAATTTATTTTGAACCTGATTTCGGATTTCCG CCAGACTGTAAAGTGTATACAGAAGCTTGCACCAGAGAATACAATCCAATCTGTGCCAGTGACGCAAAAACCTACAGCAATGAATGTACTTTCTGCAATGAAAAGAT GAATAATGATGCCGATATTCATTTTCAACATTTTGGTGAATGTGAATATTGA